One Leucobacter muris DNA segment encodes these proteins:
- a CDS encoding proline dehydrogenase family protein, which translates to MAAESFGQEAAWQAVADQAEARVDGWLSVLRSRDGDERPGFLRAMRRDPESFEFTRRLLELLASTEDVFVSAAGLREVAQDVPPSLPVRDRLAVRAGGATSLGLPWAVLPMARKRLRDRVADLVLAAKLPAAGPTAGPGRMSRLTEALRRLGEAGVAPVVVPLGEAVHGPAGAEAEVARLAALCAVPAVNHLVIDPARIAPGGSDWSAEDDVARVVRGIRPVLDAAAEHGTTVHLEPRSVRWARLLPEIVVRAFADAALDRVRVGVRIMAELPESREHYDRISRWAQQRAADGGAAVETVIGVAGVASSERITSIESGLAVPVLEEREQVTAQLLRLIELALHPGRAAVLRPVIATEDLFVLSGTAALAEHLGSQGLFSLQLRSGIAPGLAQALSDVGAEVRVSLPVVAPREFAGAVDTLVAFAAEAADPESVIARYDALESEGVDPAIDSGSDGGSDSAAGGGGGAGAGADAGAGAEADPGSVGADDAEGGSRAPVAVSADGIVGGEVLEAEQAAFRAAAALAAEPAPASHRTQMRAREWDPSERDSALFYRAPDEPARFDTGGLTAAVLGLTRGSTGEVRLESLAPPCPIPVVSQSGFAGEPTTDASLAGNRDWVRALLARAAEDAEALAAAQPAAEATPAAGGPLASAAAPADATAADLNGPETEADPAIAVEQAAPAADEAADARDPERSADPAQAGAAEQVEQAEQIEQVTRAARDAGQRWSGQPARTRASRLRRAALAVVAARDRLLQTLAADTGAPAMELDTEVNDIVDAGRYYGQLAEGLAAVRGATFVSEGLVLVVADESTPLSAQAESVLAALAAGSGVLWAVPRRLRRSAEVLLEEWEVGGVTPGAVGIEVVRDPTGLFDQVSCADIDRAIVLGDRAAAREIARRRPELQIEGRFHARGAVLVAPSADLDRAIDDVVASAFLGAGAHPRAAHVAILLGSVARSRRFREGLADAVRALRVGDTARPGHADPLSFDVGPLPAPAAGAALRALTELGRGEEWLVQPRRLDDEGRLWSPGVRSGVSASSSFWRDALGVPVLGIAHAHTLDEALRLQNADGSGAAAGLQSNDADEILDWLAGVEAASLAVNRPTTAARIERHPGGVWGTAATGLPALSGGPNRLLPLGAWQLREGTRSDTLHLRGLEPEVRLLIEAAQSVLHYEEFDEVRRAALADALAWRTSFGVERDTIGLGIERNVIRYLPVTTQLRLAEGGSIAWLVRVIAAALLVRARVSVSTGKVLPPAVTAFLERQGIEVSLERDDDWVERLAVAGPVGADGVVAERVRLIGGDAVRAAEWMGGLDRAALWAQPVTMAGPVELLTLLREQAVSARAHRHGLAIAVPGLDEVVDA; encoded by the coding sequence ATGGCAGCAGAATCTTTCGGTCAGGAAGCGGCGTGGCAAGCAGTCGCCGACCAGGCTGAGGCGCGCGTCGACGGGTGGCTCTCCGTGCTGCGCTCCCGCGACGGCGATGAGCGGCCGGGGTTTCTGAGGGCGATGCGGCGCGACCCCGAGAGCTTCGAGTTCACGCGGCGGCTGCTCGAGCTGCTCGCGAGCACCGAAGACGTGTTCGTGTCGGCGGCCGGGCTGCGCGAGGTGGCCCAAGACGTGCCGCCCTCGCTGCCGGTGCGCGATCGCCTGGCCGTGCGTGCGGGCGGCGCCACCTCGCTGGGGCTGCCCTGGGCGGTGCTGCCGATGGCCCGAAAGCGGCTGCGCGACCGCGTCGCCGATCTCGTGCTCGCCGCCAAGCTGCCCGCTGCGGGGCCGACCGCGGGCCCCGGCAGGATGAGCCGTCTCACCGAGGCGCTGCGCAGGCTCGGAGAGGCCGGGGTGGCGCCCGTCGTCGTGCCGCTGGGCGAGGCGGTGCACGGCCCCGCGGGCGCCGAGGCCGAGGTCGCCCGACTGGCCGCGCTCTGCGCGGTGCCCGCCGTGAACCACCTCGTGATCGACCCCGCCCGCATCGCTCCGGGCGGCAGCGACTGGTCGGCCGAAGACGACGTCGCCCGTGTGGTACGAGGCATCCGCCCCGTGCTCGACGCGGCGGCCGAGCACGGCACCACCGTGCACCTCGAGCCCCGGAGCGTGCGGTGGGCGCGACTGCTGCCCGAGATCGTGGTGCGCGCGTTCGCCGATGCCGCGCTCGACCGCGTTCGGGTCGGGGTGCGGATCATGGCCGAGCTGCCCGAGTCGCGCGAGCACTACGATCGCATCAGTCGGTGGGCGCAGCAGCGCGCCGCCGACGGCGGAGCCGCAGTCGAGACGGTGATCGGGGTGGCCGGCGTCGCGAGTTCCGAGCGCATCACCTCGATCGAGAGCGGCCTCGCGGTGCCGGTGCTCGAAGAGCGCGAGCAGGTCACGGCGCAGCTGCTGCGCCTCATCGAACTCGCTCTGCATCCCGGGCGCGCGGCCGTGCTGCGCCCGGTCATCGCGACAGAAGACCTCTTCGTGCTGAGCGGCACCGCAGCGCTCGCAGAGCACCTGGGTTCGCAGGGCCTCTTCTCGCTGCAGCTGCGCAGCGGCATCGCGCCGGGTCTCGCGCAGGCGCTCTCCGACGTGGGGGCCGAGGTGCGCGTCTCGCTGCCGGTCGTCGCACCCCGCGAGTTCGCCGGCGCCGTCGACACGCTCGTGGCGTTCGCCGCCGAGGCCGCCGATCCCGAATCCGTCATCGCCCGATACGACGCTCTCGAGTCGGAGGGCGTCGATCCCGCTATCGATTCGGGTTCCGACGGCGGGTCCGATTCCGCTGCCGGTGGAGGGGGCGGTGCCGGTGCCGGTGCTGACGCCGGTGCCGGTGCTGAGGCCGATCCCGGGTCCGTCGGCGCGGACGATGCCGAAGGCGGGTCTCGCGCCCCCGTCGCCGTTTCCGCAGACGGGATCGTCGGGGGCGAGGTGCTCGAGGCCGAACAGGCGGCATTCCGCGCCGCCGCCGCACTCGCCGCCGAGCCGGCACCCGCCTCCCACCGCACACAGATGCGCGCCCGCGAGTGGGATCCGAGCGAGCGCGACAGCGCCCTGTTCTACCGCGCACCCGACGAGCCCGCGCGCTTCGACACCGGCGGCCTCACCGCGGCGGTGCTCGGCCTCACGCGCGGTTCGACGGGCGAGGTGAGGCTCGAGTCGCTCGCACCGCCGTGCCCGATTCCGGTGGTCTCGCAGTCCGGTTTCGCGGGCGAGCCCACCACCGACGCCAGCCTCGCGGGCAACCGCGACTGGGTGCGCGCGCTGCTCGCGCGTGCGGCCGAAGACGCGGAGGCTCTGGCGGCGGCGCAGCCGGCCGCCGAGGCGACTCCGGCCGCCGGCGGTCCGCTCGCTTCTGCCGCCGCCCCCGCTGATGCGACTGCCGCCGATCTCAACGGACCCGAGACCGAGGCCGACCCCGCGATCGCGGTCGAGCAAGCGGCCCCGGCCGCCGATGAGGCCGCTGACGCGCGTGACCCCGAGCGTTCCGCAGACCCCGCGCAGGCAGGGGCCGCCGAGCAGGTCGAGCAGGCAGAGCAGATCGAGCAGGTCACGAGGGCCGCGCGCGACGCCGGTCAGCGGTGGAGCGGCCAGCCCGCCCGAACGAGGGCGTCGCGGCTGCGCCGGGCCGCGCTCGCGGTGGTCGCCGCGCGCGACCGCCTGCTGCAGACGCTCGCGGCCGACACGGGCGCCCCCGCGATGGAGCTCGACACCGAGGTCAACGACATCGTCGACGCGGGCCGCTACTACGGGCAGCTCGCAGAGGGGCTCGCGGCCGTCAGGGGCGCGACGTTCGTGTCTGAGGGGCTGGTGCTGGTCGTCGCCGACGAGAGCACCCCGCTCTCGGCGCAGGCCGAGTCGGTGCTCGCCGCGCTCGCGGCCGGCAGCGGGGTGCTGTGGGCGGTGCCCCGGCGCCTTCGACGCTCGGCCGAGGTGCTGCTCGAGGAGTGGGAGGTCGGCGGTGTCACACCCGGCGCGGTCGGCATCGAGGTGGTGCGCGACCCGACGGGGCTCTTCGACCAGGTGTCGTGCGCCGACATCGATCGCGCGATAGTGCTCGGCGACCGCGCCGCAGCGCGCGAGATCGCCCGCCGCCGACCCGAGTTGCAGATCGAGGGGCGCTTCCACGCCCGCGGCGCGGTGCTCGTGGCGCCGTCGGCAGACCTCGACCGAGCGATCGACGACGTGGTCGCCTCAGCGTTCCTCGGAGCGGGGGCGCACCCGCGCGCCGCGCACGTCGCGATCCTGCTGGGCAGTGTGGCGCGGTCGCGCCGCTTCCGCGAGGGGCTCGCCGACGCGGTGCGCGCGCTGCGGGTGGGCGACACGGCTCGGCCGGGCCACGCCGACCCGCTCAGCTTCGACGTCGGCCCGCTGCCCGCGCCCGCTGCGGGCGCCGCGCTGCGTGCGCTCACCGAGTTGGGGCGCGGCGAGGAGTGGCTCGTGCAGCCGCGCCGACTGGACGACGAGGGGCGGCTGTGGAGCCCCGGCGTGCGGTCGGGTGTGTCGGCCTCGTCGTCCTTCTGGCGCGACGCGCTCGGCGTGCCCGTGCTCGGCATCGCGCACGCGCACACCCTCGACGAGGCGCTGCGTCTGCAGAACGCCGACGGCAGCGGAGCCGCGGCCGGCCTGCAGTCGAACGACGCCGACGAGATCCTCGACTGGCTCGCGGGCGTCGAAGCGGCGTCGCTGGCGGTCAACCGCCCGACCACCGCGGCCCGCATCGAACGCCACCCCGGAGGGGTCTGGGGCACAGCCGCCACGGGTCTGCCCGCGCTGAGCGGCGGCCCCAATCGTCTGCTGCCGCTCGGCGCCTGGCAGCTGCGCGAGGGCACGCGCAGCGACACCCTGCATCTGCGCGGGCTCGAACCCGAGGTGCGCCTGCTCATCGAGGCGGCGCAGTCGGTGCTGCACTACGAGGAGTTCGACGAGGTGCGGCGCGCGGCGCTCGCCGACGCGCTCGCGTGGCGCACGTCGTTCGGCGTGGAGCGCGACACGATCGGCCTCGGCATCGAGCGCAACGTGATCCGCTACCTGCCCGTCACCACGCAGCTGCGGCTCGCCGAGGGCGGCAGTATCGCGTGGCTGGTGCGGGTGATCGCCGCGGCCCTGCTGGTGCGCGCGCGGGTGTCGGTGTCGACCGGCAAGGTGCTGCCTCCCGCCGTCACGGCCTTCCTCGAGCGCCAGGGCATCGAGGTGTCGCTCGAGCGCGACGACGACTGGGTGGAGCGGCTCGCGGTCGCGGGCCCCGTCGGAGCCGACGGAGTGGTGGCCGAGCGTGTGCGGTTGATCGGCGGAGACGCGGTGCGGGCGGCCGAGTGGATGGGCGGCCTGGACCGTGCGGCGCTGTGGGCTCAGCCGGTCACGATGGCGGGGCCGGTCGAACTGCTCACGCTGCTGCGGGAGCAGGCGGTATCGGCACGGGCGCACCGGCACGGGCTCGCGATCGCGGTGCCCGGCCTCGACGAGGTGGTCGACGCCTGA
- a CDS encoding GNAT family N-acetyltransferase, protein MPALPEELTLLAADRVDDIPSSTFYRIARLRQEVFVVEQDCVYLDLDGRDLEPGARQLWAQTDGGEVAATVRILDESAHEANLVSIGRVVTAPAWRGRGVAAALLQAAIEACAGRAILIHAQSHLADWYGRFGFAPCGEEFLEDGIPHTPMRIG, encoded by the coding sequence ATGCCCGCGCTCCCCGAAGAACTCACCCTGCTCGCCGCCGACCGGGTCGACGACATCCCCAGCAGCACCTTCTACCGCATCGCCCGCCTGCGCCAGGAGGTCTTCGTGGTGGAGCAGGACTGCGTGTATCTCGACCTCGACGGCCGCGACCTCGAGCCCGGCGCAAGGCAGCTCTGGGCGCAGACCGACGGCGGCGAGGTCGCGGCGACCGTGCGCATCCTCGACGAGAGCGCCCACGAGGCGAACCTCGTGAGCATCGGTCGCGTCGTCACCGCGCCGGCCTGGCGCGGTCGCGGCGTCGCCGCCGCACTGCTGCAGGCCGCGATCGAGGCGTGCGCCGGGCGCGCGATCCTCATCCACGCCCAGTCGCATCTCGCCGACTGGTACGGCAGGTTCGGCTTCGCACCGTGCGGTGAGGAGTTCCTCGAGGACGGGATCCCGCACACCCCGATGCGGATCGGCTGA
- a CDS encoding Abi family protein — MSWYLNEPELSKSAAQSLGLQTTGFSSGLHTFSVLRNKCAHHSQLWNRTFDVLVAALPKEKKREPKHKLPGPYSTIIVAKRWLNALIGDNDWADRVDALLSTNTVYQQGILNPTMK, encoded by the coding sequence ATGAGTTGGTATCTCAACGAACCCGAGTTGAGTAAATCTGCTGCGCAGAGCTTGGGCCTTCAAACCACAGGATTCAGCAGTGGATTACATACTTTCTCTGTTCTCCGGAACAAGTGTGCTCATCATTCGCAACTATGGAACCGCACTTTTGATGTTCTCGTAGCTGCGTTACCCAAGGAGAAGAAACGGGAACCCAAGCACAAATTGCCCGGTCCATACTCCACAATCATCGTGGCCAAGAGGTGGCTGAATGCGCTAATCGGGGATAATGACTGGGCGGACAGAGTGGATGCACTTCTAAGCACGAATACCGTCTACCAACAAGGAATTCTTAACCCTACGATGAAGTAG
- a CDS encoding SOS response-associated peptidase family protein produces the protein MCASYGLTGDGTPIPLPGEDEPISEPGSLALLNDWIEQYDGHAKITGRKAKNLNPVLIGDRLELGWWSLWADGSGPRGRNSFNARDDSLVKRWSHAFQQRALLPASWYDEGKPRWSLADGSPFWIAAVTSTVTDDETGEARLTYAMVTRRGIGKASAVKSKSSGGTESRMPLPIPADFASEWLNPDRPGDAGLVAEAQIASEDLARAMEPDRPIDVSETLF, from the coding sequence ATGTGCGCTTCATACGGCCTCACCGGCGACGGCACCCCGATCCCTCTGCCGGGCGAGGATGAGCCGATCAGCGAGCCCGGGTCGCTCGCGCTGCTCAACGACTGGATCGAGCAATACGACGGGCACGCGAAGATCACCGGGCGCAAAGCGAAAAACCTGAACCCAGTCCTCATTGGAGACCGCCTCGAGCTTGGATGGTGGTCGCTCTGGGCAGACGGCAGCGGCCCCCGCGGACGCAACAGCTTCAACGCCCGCGACGACTCTCTCGTGAAGCGATGGAGCCACGCGTTCCAGCAGCGGGCCCTGCTGCCGGCGAGCTGGTACGACGAGGGCAAGCCCAGGTGGTCCCTCGCCGACGGGTCGCCGTTCTGGATCGCTGCCGTCACCTCGACCGTCACCGACGACGAGACCGGCGAGGCCCGCCTGACCTACGCCATGGTCACCCGACGAGGGATCGGCAAGGCCTCGGCAGTGAAGTCGAAGAGCAGCGGCGGCACCGAATCGCGCATGCCGCTCCCCATCCCCGCAGACTTCGCCTCCGAATGGCTCAACCCAGACCGTCCAGGAGACGCAGGCCTCGTCGCGGAGGCACAGATTGCGTCGGAGGATCTCGCCCGGGCGATGGAGCCGGATCGTCCGATCGACGTGTCGGAGACCCTGTTCTGA
- a CDS encoding SHOCT domain-containing protein gives MAIRDDGGLHVSASRYDAAHAETVIAELEEQYAAGEIDRHAYLEKKRGLVRLFLKATTQPKRRRKYVENYDGD, from the coding sequence ATGGCGATTCGTGACGACGGTGGTCTCCACGTGAGCGCATCCCGTTACGACGCCGCACACGCGGAAACCGTGATCGCGGAGCTCGAGGAGCAGTACGCGGCCGGCGAGATCGACCGGCACGCCTACCTCGAGAAGAAGCGCGGCTTGGTGCGTCTCTTCCTCAAAGCGACCACGCAGCCGAAGCGCCGTCGCAAGTACGTCGAAAACTACGACGGCGACTAG
- a CDS encoding IS3 family transposase (programmed frameshift): MPSKYDPELRQRALRMLAEARPEHESLTAACRHVGGLLGVSPETLRVWQRRYDIDTGAKPGTSIDMAQENRRLRREVSELRKANEVLKAASVFFAKGTRPATNEMIRFIDEYRDRFGVEFLCRTLRAAVRGFLTSRGYRAAKARSASARQLRDELLLPEIRRLHAKHYGVYGRRKMHALLKREGWKIGRDQTERLMRLAGVRGVRKSKRVFTTRPNKTAALPADLVNRRFAADGPRKLWVCDVTYVATWSGFAYVAFVTDVYSRRIVGWNVAATLKSEVLPMQALDMAAWQSGGRLDGLIHHADHGSNYTAMVYTDRIAELGAVPSTGTVGDSFDNAMAEAVNNLYKTELIRQQGPWRTVEQVELATLEYVWWWNHERLHGELDMRTPIEVEQAYYAEAEELLSPTG, from the exons ATGCCAAGCAAATATGACCCTGAACTTCGCCAGCGCGCACTTCGGATGCTCGCCGAAGCCCGTCCCGAGCACGAGTCGCTGACCGCGGCCTGCCGACACGTCGGTGGGCTCCTCGGAGTGAGCCCGGAGACGCTGCGCGTGTGGCAGCGCCGCTACGACATCGATACCGGCGCGAAGCCTGGCACCTCGATCGATATGGCCCAGGAGAACCGGCGGTTACGCCGCGAGGTGAGCGAGCTCCGTAAGGCCAACGAGGTACTCAAAGCCGCGAGCGTGTTTTTCGCGA AAGGAACTCGACCGGCCACGAACGAAATGATCAGATTCATCGACGAGTACCGTGATCGTTTCGGGGTCGAGTTCCTCTGTCGTACGCTGCGTGCGGCAGTTCGTGGGTTCCTCACCTCCCGCGGATACCGGGCCGCGAAAGCCCGGTCGGCCTCAGCCAGGCAGCTGCGCGACGAGTTGCTCCTCCCTGAGATCCGGCGGCTCCACGCGAAGCACTATGGCGTGTACGGGCGCCGGAAGATGCATGCCCTGCTGAAGCGTGAGGGGTGGAAGATCGGCCGCGACCAGACCGAGCGTCTGATGCGGCTCGCCGGCGTGCGCGGGGTACGGAAATCAAAGCGCGTGTTCACCACACGCCCTAACAAAACGGCGGCACTGCCTGCCGATCTCGTCAACCGGAGATTCGCCGCTGACGGGCCGCGCAAGCTCTGGGTGTGCGACGTGACCTACGTCGCCACCTGGTCTGGGTTCGCCTATGTCGCGTTCGTCACTGACGTGTACTCGCGCAGAATCGTGGGCTGGAATGTCGCTGCGACGCTGAAATCTGAGGTTCTGCCGATGCAGGCACTCGATATGGCTGCGTGGCAATCGGGCGGCAGGCTCGATGGCCTGATCCATCACGCCGATCACGGGTCGAATTACACCGCCATGGTCTATACGGATCGCATTGCGGAACTCGGAGCAGTGCCCTCGACCGGGACGGTCGGCGACAGTTTTGACAATGCCATGGCTGAGGCGGTCAACAACCTCTACAAGACCGAACTGATCCGACAGCAGGGCCCCTGGCGGACGGTTGAGCAGGTCGAACTCGCGACCCTCGAATACGTGTGGTGGTGGAACCATGAGCGCCTTCACGGGGAGCTCGATATGCGTACCCCGATCGAGGTCGAGCAGGCCTACTATGCTGAGGCCGAGGAACTTCTGTCACCGACAGGTTGA
- a CDS encoding DoxX family protein, whose amino-acid sequence MGGMGAHRGRHLTKTLLGAALIFVGTAHLTFARKEFQAQVPEFVPLEPDTTVVASGVAEITLGTALTVSQGRRARLVGAIAAAFFVLVFPGNVSQYLHRRNAFGLDTENKRFARLLFQPVLVALAWWSTRD is encoded by the coding sequence ATGGGCGGCATGGGCGCTCACCGCGGAAGACACCTCACGAAGACGCTGCTCGGCGCAGCCCTGATCTTCGTCGGTACCGCGCATCTCACGTTCGCCCGGAAAGAGTTCCAAGCGCAGGTCCCCGAGTTCGTGCCACTTGAACCGGACACCACCGTCGTCGCGTCCGGCGTCGCAGAGATCACGCTGGGTACCGCGCTCACCGTTTCCCAGGGCAGGCGCGCGCGCCTGGTGGGGGCGATAGCGGCCGCGTTCTTCGTGCTGGTGTTCCCCGGCAACGTCTCCCAGTACCTCCACCGGCGCAACGCGTTCGGACTCGACACCGAGAACAAGCGGTTCGCGCGACTGCTCTTCCAGCCCGTCCTGGTCGCCCTCGCATGGTGGTCGACGCGAGACTGA
- a CDS encoding 2-hydroxyacid dehydrogenase — protein sequence MNDLVVSLPAEEPLRDILGEVPGVEFVAWDLETPAPREYFDIVVPPYWGGARCLSALDGVDVKLVQWQSIGYNGVARHLPAGLAFANAATVHETSTAELAVTLALASQRGIPEFVRAGDEGRWDLREFPSLADRRVLLVGYGGVAKAVEARLAGFEVQLTRLARSAREEQNLAGDTVEVRGFEDLHECLADAEVVILAVPLTDGTRGLVDAAALAAMPDDALLVNVARGPVVDTDALVAELQAGRLRAALDVTDPEPLPEDHPLWKCPNTLITPHVGGDSSAMEPRMVALIERQIAHLRAGESPENLIDLS from the coding sequence ATGAATGACCTCGTCGTCTCACTGCCCGCCGAAGAGCCGCTGCGCGACATCCTGGGCGAGGTGCCCGGGGTCGAGTTCGTCGCCTGGGATCTCGAAACGCCTGCTCCGCGAGAGTATTTCGATATCGTCGTACCGCCCTACTGGGGCGGCGCGCGCTGCCTGTCGGCGCTCGATGGCGTCGATGTGAAGCTGGTGCAGTGGCAGTCGATCGGCTACAACGGCGTGGCGAGGCATCTGCCGGCCGGGTTGGCGTTCGCGAACGCCGCGACCGTGCACGAGACCTCCACTGCCGAGCTGGCGGTGACGCTCGCGCTCGCGTCGCAGCGCGGCATTCCCGAGTTCGTGCGGGCGGGCGACGAGGGCCGCTGGGATCTGCGCGAGTTCCCGAGCCTCGCCGATCGCCGTGTGCTGCTCGTCGGGTACGGCGGAGTGGCGAAGGCGGTCGAGGCGCGGCTCGCGGGTTTCGAGGTGCAGCTCACCCGCCTGGCCCGCTCGGCGCGCGAAGAGCAGAATCTCGCCGGTGACACGGTCGAGGTGCGCGGCTTCGAGGATCTGCACGAGTGCCTCGCCGACGCCGAGGTGGTGATCCTCGCGGTGCCCCTCACCGACGGCACGCGGGGGCTCGTCGACGCCGCGGCGCTCGCCGCGATGCCTGACGACGCCCTGCTCGTGAACGTCGCCCGCGGGCCCGTGGTCGACACGGACGCGCTCGTGGCCGAGCTGCAGGCGGGCCGTCTGCGTGCGGCGCTCGACGTGACCGATCCCGAGCCCCTGCCCGAGGATCACCCGCTGTGGAAGTGCCCGAACACCCTCATCACGCCGCACGTCGGCGGTGATTCGAGCGCGATGGAGCCGCGCATGGTGGCCCTGATCGAGCGCCAGATCGCGCATCTGCGCGCGGGGGAGTCGCCCGAGAACCTCATCGATCTCTCCTGA
- a CDS encoding DUF4956 domain-containing protein: MSAPSLTLIAVDLVAALILTLGLYYPRHRRRDLVVAFLGVNIGVLAVTSVLGGTEIAAGLGLGLFGVLSIIRLRSSEISQREVAYYFSALAMGLIGGLATDSLLVPVALIVMILAVMWFADHPALLARSRHQVVRLDRAIADEGELRGELERRLGGRVTSMTVQDLDFVNDTALVDVRYRLPQPTRGRLVAPLRTRAVQIASGEAR; this comes from the coding sequence GTGTCCGCCCCCAGCCTGACCCTCATCGCTGTCGACCTGGTCGCAGCGCTCATCCTCACCCTCGGCCTCTACTACCCGAGGCACCGCCGCAGAGACCTCGTGGTGGCGTTTCTCGGCGTGAACATCGGCGTGCTGGCGGTGACGTCGGTGCTGGGCGGCACCGAGATCGCGGCGGGGCTGGGCCTCGGCCTGTTCGGCGTGCTGTCGATCATCCGCCTGCGGTCGTCGGAGATCTCGCAGCGCGAGGTGGCGTACTACTTCTCGGCGCTCGCGATGGGGCTCATCGGAGGTCTCGCGACCGACTCGCTGCTGGTACCGGTGGCGCTGATCGTGATGATCCTGGCGGTGATGTGGTTCGCGGATCACCCGGCGCTGCTGGCGCGCAGCCGGCATCAGGTGGTGCGACTCGACCGTGCGATCGCCGATGAGGGCGAACTGCGCGGCGAGCTGGAGCGCAGGCTCGGCGGCCGGGTGACGTCGATGACGGTACAGGATCTCGACTTCGTGAACGACACGGCGCTCGTCGACGTGCGGTACCGTCTGCCGCAGCCGACGCGGGGTCGACTCGTCGCCCCGCTGCGCACGCGCGCGGTGCAGATCGCGTCGGGGGAGGCGCGGTGA
- a CDS encoding polyphosphate polymerase domain-containing protein, with protein MTPVERSTERFSEVTLGELVADAELLTRVDRKYLLPADDAVTVIRGLDASTRVLDVDGAHGCDYASVYFDTPDRLSYRLAAQPRRRRFKLRTRAYAGSGAAFLEMKTRGGRGATVKERIPYAARDLDRLTAEGRVYAAESLASIGLDPGLDAQLRPAITTRYRRTTLLLGDGSRATVDTGLLWLDADGRRLSLPGHVIVESKSVGHVTPLDRALWRSGHRPQNISKFGTGTAALHPELPGNKWARLLRGPFASPRQTHPHSPKERP; from the coding sequence GTGACCCCCGTGGAGCGGTCGACGGAGCGCTTCTCGGAGGTGACGCTCGGCGAGCTCGTCGCCGACGCCGAACTGCTGACCCGGGTCGACCGCAAGTACCTGCTGCCCGCCGACGACGCCGTGACGGTGATCCGCGGCCTCGACGCGAGCACCCGCGTGCTCGACGTCGACGGGGCGCACGGCTGCGACTACGCCTCGGTCTACTTCGACACACCGGACCGCCTGAGTTACCGGCTGGCGGCGCAGCCCCGCCGGCGCCGCTTCAAGCTGCGCACCCGCGCCTACGCCGGCAGCGGAGCCGCGTTCCTCGAGATGAAGACCCGCGGCGGGCGTGGTGCGACGGTGAAGGAGCGCATCCCGTATGCGGCGCGCGACCTCGACCGGCTGACGGCCGAGGGCCGCGTGTACGCTGCCGAGTCGCTCGCGAGCATCGGCCTCGATCCCGGTCTCGACGCGCAGCTGCGCCCCGCGATCACCACCCGATACCGGCGCACGACGCTGCTGCTCGGCGACGGCAGCCGGGCCACCGTCGACACCGGCCTCCTCTGGCTCGACGCCGACGGGCGGCGCCTGTCGCTGCCGGGGCACGTGATCGTGGAGTCGAAGTCGGTGGGGCACGTGACCCCGCTCGACCGGGCGCTGTGGCGATCCGGCCACCGCCCCCAGAACATCAGCAAGTTCGGCACCGGCACCGCCGCGCTGCACCCCGAGTTGCCGGGCAACAAGTGGGCGCGGCTGCTCCGCGGCCCGTTCGCCTCACCCCGGCAGACCCATCCGCATTCCCCGAAGGAGCGACCATGA